From Saccharothrix espanaensis DSM 44229, the proteins below share one genomic window:
- a CDS encoding ATP-binding protein, which translates to MNDTRIRPRDRDAIIQSLRAGVVPRSGQQHVQVGRVREVESLLRNLDSVADGGSTARFVIGEYGSGKTFFLNLVRAAALKKRLVTMHADLAPDRRLHATGGQARSLYAELARNTSTSAKPDGGALAGIVERFVSQALATAREQGTSPEHVIRQRMAELSELVGGYDFGTVVEAYWRGHDTGNEQLKIDAVRWLRGEFTTKTEARAALGVRTIVDDSSFYDQLKLLSRFVCMAGYTGLLVCLDEMVNLYKLTSAQARSANYEQILRIVNDSLQGISTHVGFLFGGTPEFLMDTRRGLYSYEALQSRLAENAFAANGLVDHSGPVLRLGNLTQEDFYILLTKLRHVHASGDPTQYLVPDAALHAFMRHCSQNIGDAYFRTPRTTIREFLNLLSVLEHNPGLPWEPLVGGVVLEAERNPDLAPLEPAAQDESRVDDELATFRL; encoded by the coding sequence ATGAACGACACACGCATCCGGCCGCGCGACCGCGACGCGATCATCCAGTCGCTGCGGGCGGGCGTCGTGCCCCGTTCGGGTCAGCAGCACGTCCAGGTAGGGCGTGTACGCGAGGTCGAGTCGTTGCTGCGCAACCTCGACAGCGTCGCCGACGGCGGCTCCACGGCCCGTTTCGTCATCGGGGAGTACGGCTCCGGCAAGACGTTCTTCCTGAACTTGGTCCGAGCCGCCGCGCTGAAGAAGCGCTTGGTGACCATGCACGCCGACCTTGCCCCCGACCGCCGCCTGCACGCCACCGGCGGCCAGGCCCGGAGTCTCTACGCCGAGCTGGCCCGCAACACCTCCACCTCGGCCAAGCCGGACGGCGGCGCGTTGGCGGGCATCGTGGAGCGCTTCGTCTCCCAGGCACTCGCCACCGCCCGCGAACAGGGCACGTCACCGGAGCACGTGATCCGGCAGCGCATGGCCGAGCTGTCCGAGCTGGTCGGCGGCTACGACTTCGGCACCGTCGTGGAGGCCTACTGGCGGGGCCACGACACCGGCAACGAACAGCTCAAGATCGACGCGGTGCGCTGGCTGCGAGGCGAGTTCACCACCAAGACCGAGGCCCGAGCCGCGCTCGGCGTGCGCACGATCGTGGACGATTCGAGCTTCTACGACCAGCTCAAGCTGCTGTCGCGCTTCGTGTGCATGGCCGGCTACACCGGTCTGCTGGTCTGCCTGGACGAAATGGTCAACCTCTACAAGCTGACTTCCGCGCAGGCCCGTTCCGCCAACTACGAACAGATCCTGCGCATCGTCAACGACAGCCTCCAGGGCATCAGCACCCACGTCGGCTTCCTGTTCGGCGGCACGCCCGAGTTCCTCATGGACACCCGTCGCGGCCTGTACTCCTACGAGGCGCTGCAGTCTCGTCTGGCGGAGAACGCCTTCGCCGCCAACGGCCTGGTGGACCACTCCGGCCCGGTGCTGCGGCTGGGCAACCTCACCCAGGAGGACTTCTACATCCTGCTCACCAAGCTGCGCCACGTGCACGCCTCGGGCGATCCGACGCAGTACCTCGTGCCCGATGCGGCGCTGCACGCGTTCATGCGCCACTGCTCGCAGAACATCGGCGACGCCTATTTCCGCACACCCCGCACCACGATCCGCGAGTTCCTCAACCTGTTGTCCGTGTTGGAGCACAACCCGGGCCTGCCGTGGGAACCGCTCGTCGGCGGGGTGGTGCTCGAGGCGGAGCGCAATCCCGACCTCGCACCGCTGGAGCCCGCAGCGCAGGACGAGTCGAGAGTGGACGATGAGCTGGCCACCTTCCGCCTCTGA